The sequence GCCGCCTCCGCCGTCGCGCCGGCAATCTGCCGGTCGAACGCGGCCAGCGCCAGCGGCGTCAGCTCGCGCCCGAAGCCCGCCGCGAAGCCCGACGTCTCGGCGAAGGCATTCAGGTCCGCCACCCGCACCGGGTCCGGCTGCTCATGCACGCGGAACACGCCCGGCACGCCGCGCGCGAGCAGCCACGTGGCGATGGCCTCGTTCGCCGCCACCATGAAGCGCTCAATCATCCCGTGCGCCGACGTGGGCCGCTCACTCACGAGGCCGGACAGCTCGCCGCGCTCGTCGAAGGTGAAGCGCGCCTCCTCGCGCGCGAACTCCATGCCGCCACGAGCCGCGCGCGCCACCGCGAGCCGCGCCGCCGCGAGGCGGAACCACGGCATCACGTCCTTCACCGGCTCCATGGCCGAGGACACCTCGCCCCTGTCGAGGAAGGCCGCCGTCTCGTCGTAGTTCAGCCGCGCCCACGAGCGGATGATGCTCTCGTACACGTCCGCCGCCGTCACCCGTCCCTGCGGGTCGATGCGCAATTCCACCGTGAGGCACAGCCGCTCCTCGCCGGGCACCAGGCTGAGCCAGTGCGAGGACAATTCCTCCGGCAGCATCGGCAGTACGCGTCCGGCGAGGTAAACGCTGGTGGCCCGCTCGCGCGCCTCCACGTCCAGCGCCGAGCCCTCCGTCACGTACTCGCCCACGTCCGCGATGGAGACCAGCAGTCGCAGCGCGCCGTCGGGACCCGCGGGCAGCACGGAGATGGCGTCGTCGATGTCCCGCGTGGACGGCGCATCCACCGTCACCGTGGGAATGGAGCGCAAGTCCCTCCGGGCCCCGAGCGCATGCGGCACCGCGCGGGCGCGGCGGGCCTCCTCGATGACCTCGGGAGGGAAGGACTTGCGCAGGCCGTGCCGGGCAATGACTCGCTCCAGCGAGCGGTCCTCTCCGGGCTCCACGCGGTAGAGGAGGACGAGCTTGCCCTCGGCGATGCGCGCCACCACCGCGTCGCCGAACTGCAACTGCGTTCCACCGGTGTCGAGCGCCCAGTCCGCGTTGGCGACCTCGCGGTCCACGCGCAGGAAGGGCGTGCCCTTGCGCAGGACGACTTCACCGTAGACCTGGGTGCGCGGGCGCTCCACGAGGGAGAGGTTGCTCGCCGACCACCGGCCGTCGGCTCCGGCCGTCACGGTGGCGGTGACGACGTCACCGGCGAAGTAGGGATTGAGGTCGGGAGGCGGAATGAAGGCGGAAAGCACCTCATGCGAGTCGGGAGACTGCACGGTGAGGAAGCCGAAGCCGCGAGGGTGGACGTCGATGCGACCGGTGACGGTGCGCGGGGAAGCAGAGGTATCCATGTGAGTGAGCCTTGAGGCGCGTCTTAGCCCACTTCGTACCCGGTGGAGCGTGTCCACGGGAGGACGGAGTGTGGGAGCGCGCGGAAATGGTCATCCCCCGGGGCCTGCTACGTTGGAGCGGCCTGCTTTTCGCCGGGGGGACCGCGAATGCGTTGGCGAACCGTGTGCGTGGACGTGTTGCTGCTGGGGGTCCTGACGGGCTGTCCTCAGGACCACATGCCTGGAGGGTCATTCGACAGGGCTGCCCACAAGGACGTGAAGGCGCGGCTCGAACACAATCGCTGCAACAAGGCCAAGTACGATGAGCTCTGCGACGGCCAGGAGGACAGCCCTGAGTGCATCGAGGAATGCGGGCCATGAACTGGCGCAGAACGCTGGGAGTCATCGCGGCCTCACTCCTTCCCGTTCCGCTGCTGCTCATCATGGGCAGCGTATGGACGGGGGTTCGCGCGCCTACTGCTGATGACACACGGGTCAGCCGGATGCTCTCCTTCGAGGAGCGCATGCAGCGCGTGACGTACCACCGTCATTGTCAGAAGCCCTCGGACTGCGAGCCACCCATGGGCTGCCTGATGGATGCCCGGGTCTTCACCCACTACTGCACCGACAGCCAATGCGTGACGGACGAGCAATGTCCGGACGGCCTCGTCTGCCGTGAGTTGAGCACCGTGAATGGTGGACCGTTGGTGCGCTACTGCATCCCCCATGGCCTGCGTAAGGAAGGGGAGCGATGCATGGAGCTTCCGCCCGACCGGGATTCCGCGTGCGAACCCGGGCTCCGCTGCGCGGGCTCACGCAGGAGATGGTGTGGCCGCCCGTGTCGCGGAGATGGGACAACGAACTGCCCGGACGGATTCTTCTGCGCGGACGTGAAGCCCGAGCCCATTTGCCTGCCGACCTGTGAGGCCCGTGGGTGTCCTGAAGGCCAGCAGTGCATCCGCCATTACGACGGAGCCTCACAGTGCGCCGTGGTCTACGGCCCCAACTGTCAGCAGTCACCTTGTCCTGACAAACGCGAGTGCCGCACCTACACCTCGCCCCCCCAGCCAGGGAAAGTATGGACGGAGTGCATACAGCGCTGCGGCCCCAACGAGCCCTCCTGCCCCGAAGGCTTCACCTGCGAGCGCTGGCACTGCCTCCCGAGCTGCGACCCCAACGGCCCCAACACCTGCGCCGAGGGCTACCGCTGTGAGCAGGGAAAGCCCGACGAGCCCTGGGTCTGCCAGCCGGACACATAGCCCTCGCGACTGAAACACCATGCACTGACGGACCCGTCCCCTCCTCCGGGTCCGTGGCTCGTGACGCGGCCCTTCCACTCGCCGTGGGCCACCCTTCGCTTCCCGACATCCGCTCCAGGTCCGCCCCTTCCGCGCGCGCGCCGTCGCTCCACCTTCGCGGCTGACGACGCCCTCCAGGCGCGAGCTGTCCTCTCACCGGAGCGTGACACCATGCGGAGCCACCTTCTCCTCTCCCTCGCCTGCCTGCTCTGCCTCGCGAGCTGCGCGGAACCCGAGCCCACCGTGGAGCCCCTGCTCCCGGAATCCGCCATCGGCCAGCAGCGCGCCGCCACGGTGCCTCCCTCCTTCACCGACACCGAAGTCGCCAACAACCTCGGCAGCCCCACCGCCATGGCCTTCGCCCCCGATGGCCGCCTCTTCGTCTGCGAGCAGGAAGGCAAGCTGCGCGTCATCCAGAACGGCATGCTTCTCGCCGAGCCCTTCGTCACCGTCACCACCGACGACAACGGCGAGCGCGGCCTGCTCGGCGTCGCCTTCGACCCCGGCTTCCCGCAGCAGCCGTATGTGTATGTCTATTACACGTCCCCCTCGCCGGTGCTCCGCAACCGCGTCAGCCGCTTCACCGCCAATGGCAACCGCGCCGTCTCCGGCAGCGAGGTCGTCCTCCTGGAATTGGACCCGCTCACCTCCGCCTCCAACCACAACGGCGGCGCGCTCCACTTCGGCCGGGACGGGAAGCTCTACATCGCCGTGGGTGACAACGCCCGCTCCGCCAACGCGCGCGAGCTCACCACCCTCAAGGGGAAGATGCTGCGCATCAACCCCGACGGCTCCATCCCCACCGACAATCCCTTCGTCTCCAGCACCACCGGCGTCTACCGCGCCATCTGGGCCATCGGCCTGCGCAACCCCTTCAGCTTCGCCATCCAGCCCGGCACCGGCCGCATGCTCATCAACGACGTGGGCGCCTCGCACTGGGAGGAAATCAACGTGGGCGTCGCCGGCTCCAACTACGGCTGGCCCGACACGGAAGGCCCCACCACCGACACGCGCTTCCGCGCGCCGCTGTATGCCTATGGCCATGGCACTGGCAATTCGCTCGGCTGCGCGATTACGGGCGGAACGCTGTACAACCCCACCCAGTCGCAGTTCCCCTCCAGCTACGTGGGCCGCTACTTCTTCGCGGACTACTGCGGCGGATGGATTCGCGTCCTCGACCCGAACACCGCCACCACCGAGCTCTTCGCCAGTGGCCTCGACGCCCCCGTGGACCTCGCCGTGGGCCCGGAAGGCAGCCTCTACTACCTGGACCGCGGCCGGAAGTCCGTGCACCGAATCCAATACACGCCCAACGGCGGCGCCCCCGTCATCACCACCCAGCCCGTCAACCAGCGCGTCGTCGCCGGCAAGACAGTCACCTTCTCCGTGCAGGCCACCGGCACCGCGCCCCTGTCCTACCAATGGCAGCACGACGGCGTGGACATGCCCGGCAAGACGGGCCCGAGCCTCTCGCTCTCACTCGTCGTCCTGTCCGACTCGGGCGCGCGCCTCCGCGTCCGCGTGTCCAACGCCGCCGGCTCCGTGCTGAGCAACGAGGCCATCCTCACCGTGGTCGCCGGCACCGCGCCGGTGGCCACCATCCTCACCCCCGCCGTCGGCAGCCAGTACCGCGCCACCCAGGTCATCTCCTTCTCGGGAAGCGGCACGGACGCGGAGGAGGGCACGCTCCCCGCCAGCGCCTTCACCTGGCGCGTGGACTTCCACCACGCCGACCACCTGCACCCCTTCATGCCGGACACCTCGGGCGTGAAGAGCGGCAGCTTCACCATCCCCGACACCGGCGAGACGTCCTCCGACGTCTGGTACCGCATCCACCTCACGGTGAAGGACTCCACCGGCCTCACCCATGAAGTCATCCGCGACGTGAATCCGCTCAAGGTGCTCCTCACCCTGGACTCAC comes from Pyxidicoccus parkwaysis and encodes:
- a CDS encoding ribonuclease R family protein, yielding MDTSASPRTVTGRIDVHPRGFGFLTVQSPDSHEVLSAFIPPPDLNPYFAGDVVTATVTAGADGRWSASNLSLVERPRTQVYGEVVLRKGTPFLRVDREVANADWALDTGGTQLQFGDAVVARIAEGKLVLLYRVEPGEDRSLERVIARHGLRKSFPPEVIEEARRARAVPHALGARRDLRSIPTVTVDAPSTRDIDDAISVLPAGPDGALRLLVSIADVGEYVTEGSALDVEARERATSVYLAGRVLPMLPEELSSHWLSLVPGEERLCLTVELRIDPQGRVTAADVYESIIRSWARLNYDETAAFLDRGEVSSAMEPVKDVMPWFRLAAARLAVARAARGGMEFAREEARFTFDERGELSGLVSERPTSAHGMIERFMVAANEAIATWLLARGVPGVFRVHEQPDPVRVADLNAFAETSGFAAGFGRELTPLALAAFDRQIAGATAEAALRSVLRRSLGPSRYTVKPLPHFGLAAPLYLHFTSPIRRYADLAVHRTLKAYLRGRRDFVDMDPKVEATAVHINAKARASARAETDRHRELEARWMAARVGQQFPARVTRVKPFGLVAQLDGMLVEGVVPSDGLPGGPFRPDARELSLVGKERTFTVGMPVTVKVASTDEQLGRVELALVQ
- a CDS encoding PQQ-dependent sugar dehydrogenase; its protein translation is MRSHLLLSLACLLCLASCAEPEPTVEPLLPESAIGQQRAATVPPSFTDTEVANNLGSPTAMAFAPDGRLFVCEQEGKLRVIQNGMLLAEPFVTVTTDDNGERGLLGVAFDPGFPQQPYVYVYYTSPSPVLRNRVSRFTANGNRAVSGSEVVLLELDPLTSASNHNGGALHFGRDGKLYIAVGDNARSANARELTTLKGKMLRINPDGSIPTDNPFVSSTTGVYRAIWAIGLRNPFSFAIQPGTGRMLINDVGASHWEEINVGVAGSNYGWPDTEGPTTDTRFRAPLYAYGHGTGNSLGCAITGGTLYNPTQSQFPSSYVGRYFFADYCGGWIRVLDPNTATTELFASGLDAPVDLAVGPEGSLYYLDRGRKSVHRIQYTPNGGAPVITTQPVNQRVVAGKTVTFSVQATGTAPLSYQWQHDGVDMPGKTGPSLSLSLVVLSDSGARLRVRVSNAAGSVLSNEAILTVVAGTAPVATILTPAVGSQYRATQVISFSGSGTDAEEGTLPASAFTWRVDFHHADHLHPFMPDTSGVKSGSFTIPDTGETSSDVWYRIHLTVKDSTGLTHEVIRDVNPLKVLLTLDSQPSGLQLTLDGQPLQAPAQVVGVVGMLRSLGVVSPQVKDGVTYVFSAWSDGPPATHDIHTPATDTRYTANFTASASSAGLRAEYFGTEDLTGAKVERVDGTVDFRWNNGAPMASLGPDGFSVRWTGSVVPQYSETYTFYTQSNDGVRLWVNGQLLIDNWTRHDTTENSGTISLQAGRAYSLRMEFFEHTGVATARLFWSSAHRSKQLIPADRLRTSSSAATP